In Cryptomeria japonica chromosome 10, Sugi_1.0, whole genome shotgun sequence, a genomic segment contains:
- the LOC131859343 gene encoding uncharacterized protein LOC131859343 produces MALERFILDRLFSSGATKTKECVESEEGFSHSQVEESVDHLLLTCEVAQKCWSKLQRKLHWQGPLQCSLKEVFKSWPKQTRKSTLSCVWKVIPSIVIWEIWKERNHRIFQDKIEDERRLLSRINRAIEEVVGSTASKSSSLSNSFSSMDRIIQKAWLGIKIRHGATSNNKRSKGRLEKVQWKPPKKGWVKVNFDGAAQQSGQLAGAGFALWDDNGYLLKYGAKRLWRSTNNEAEAQAAILGIELA; encoded by the exons ATGGCATTGGAAAGATTTATCCTTGACCGGCTTTTCAGCTCAGGAGCAACAAAGACTAAAGAATGTGTTGAATCAGAGGAAGGTTTTTCTCACAG TCAAGTAGAAGAATCAGTGGATCATTTGCTCCTAACTTGTGAAGTTGCTCAGAAATGCTGGTCCAAACTTCAAAGGAAGTTACATTGGCAGGGGCCACTCCAGTGCTCATTAAAAGAGGTCTTTAAGAGCTGGCCAAAACAAACAAGGAAGTCAACCCTCTCATGTGTTTGGAAAGTAATCCCATCTATAGTTATttgggagatttggaaggaaagaaaccatCGAATATTTCAAGACAAGATAGAAGATGAGAGAAGATTGTTATCAAGGATAAATAGAGCTATTGAAGAGGTGGTGGGATCAACAGCTTCAAAATCCTCCTCATTATCCAACTCCTTTTCTTCAATGGATAGAATTATTCAAAAAGCATGGCTAGGAATCAAAATTAGACATGGTGCAACATCAAATAATAAGAGAAGTAAGGGACGTTTAGAAAAGGTCCAATGGAAACCACCAAAGAAGGGATGGGTAaaagtaaattttgatggagcagcacAACAATCAGGGCAGCTAGCAGGGGCCGGATTTGCATTATGGGATGACAATGGATATCTCTTAAAATATGGAGCTAAAAGACTTTGGAGGAGCACCAACAATGAGGCAGAAGCCCAAGCGGCCATACTGGGTATAGAATTAGCATAA